From Candidatus Zixiibacteriota bacterium, a single genomic window includes:
- a CDS encoding IS982 family transposase → HSRHRSTHNFIMNIIAALVAYCFFPKKPSIKFEVEKSSQLTIWG, encoded by the coding sequence ACATTCAAGGCATCGTTCCACACATAATTTCATCATGAACATAATTGCTGCATTGGTGGCATATTGTTTCTTTCCCAAAAAGCCTTCAATCAAATTTGAAGTGGAAAAGTCAAGTCAATTAACCATTTGGGGATAA